From the Lolium rigidum isolate FL_2022 chromosome 2, APGP_CSIRO_Lrig_0.1, whole genome shotgun sequence genome, one window contains:
- the LOC124686300 gene encoding uncharacterized protein LOC124686300, whose product MTLGIRPAVLAGDSLYWTITGNWRAVLEFDLNRLSLAVIHLPLDKFAYCELWNITVMPAEGGGLGLLLVSDLTAQLWNRDTDCDGVASWVLRRTIELGELLSLNSEERQFVMIIGFAQYNNAVFLQTDISLFMVQLDSLQFKKFPEPYMGRCCHPFESIYAAGI is encoded by the exons ATGACACTGGGGATCAGGCCCGCTGTGCTGGCTGGGGATTCCCTTTACTGGACAATTACTGGGAACTGGCGTGCAGTTCTCGAGTTTGATCTGAATAGGCTGAGCCTAGCTGTGATACACCTGCCACTGGATAAGTTTGCATACTGCGAGCTTTGGAACATCACGGTTATGCCAGCAGAGGGTGGCGGGCTCGGCTTACTCCTCGTGTCAGATTTGACCGCCCAATTATGGAACAGGGATACTGATTGTGACGGTGTTGCTTCATGGGTGTTGAGAAGGACTATTGAACTGGGCGAGCTACTTTCCCTGAATTCAGAGGAGAGACAGTTCGTAATGATTATAGGGTTTGCTCAGTACAATAATGCAGTCTTCCTGCAGACAGATATCAGCCTTTTCATGGTCCAGCTTGACTCGTTGCAGTTCAAGAAATTTCCCGAACCCTACATGGGACGTTGCTGTCATCCATTTGAAAGTATCTATGCTGCAG GTATCTAG
- the LOC124686299 gene encoding uncharacterized protein LOC124686299: MFTTQHYGVIRAEGGRMGFIFVSGFTAQLWRRDADCDSWVPGTTIQLDKLLPPDSRKEHPSMVGYAEETNALFFETVDGVFMLHLESLQLKRLSELNSIRCHHPFELVYTPAIHDGPKVVRHQQLTRWSQITQYMKRLLS; the protein is encoded by the exons ATGTTTACCACCCAGCATTACGGGGTGATTCGAGCAGAGGGTGGGAGGATGGGTTTCATCTTCGTGTCCGGCTTCACCGCCCAGTTATGGAGGAGGGATGCAGACTGTGATTCATGGGTGCCGGGAACAACTATCCAACTGGACAAGTTActccccccagattcacggaaagAACACCCAAGTATGGTTGGGTATGCCGAGGAAACTAATGCGTTGTTCTTCGAGACTGTTGATGGTGTCTTCATGCTCCATCTCGAGTCGCTGCAGCTCAAGAGGCTTTCCGAACTCAACAGCATTCGTTGCCATCACCCATTCGAACTAGTGTATACTCCAG CCATTCACGATGGACCTAAAGTTGTGAGGCACCAGCAGTTGACGCGATGGTCACAGATCACACAATACATGAAACGACTGCTCAGTTAA